A part of Neovison vison isolate M4711 chromosome 6, ASM_NN_V1, whole genome shotgun sequence genomic DNA contains:
- the IL12A gene encoding interleukin-12 subunit alpha — MCPPRGLFLVTILVLLNHVDDLSLARSLPTASPNPGMFQCLNHSQNLLRAVSSTLQKAQQTLELYSCTSEEIDHEDITKDKTSTVEACLPLELTMNESCLASREISLITNGSCLASRKASFMTTLCLSSIYEDLKMYQVEFKAMNAKLLMDPKRQIFLDQSMLTAIDDLLQALNFNSVTVPQTSSLEEPDFYKTKIKLCILLHAFRIRAVTIDRMMSYLNSS, encoded by the exons ATGTGCCCGCCGCGCG GCCTCTTCCTTGTAACCATCTTGGTCCTCCTAAACCACGTGGACGACCTCAGTTTGGCCAGGAGCCTCCCCACAGCGTCCCCAAACCCAGGAATGTTCCAGTGCCTCAACCACTCTCAAAACCTGCTGAGAGCTGTCAGCAGCACGCTTCAGAAG GCCCAACAAACTCTAGAACTTTACTCCTGCACTTCCGAAGAGATTGATCATGAAGATATCACAAAGGATAAAACCAGCACCGTGGAGGCCTGCTTACCATTGGAATTAACCATG aatgAGAGTTGCCTGGCTTCCAGAGAGATCTCTTTGATAACT aatggGAGTTGCCTGGCCTCCAGAAAGGCCTCCTTTATGACG ACCCTGTGCCTTAGCAGTATCTATGAGGACTTGAAGATGTACCAGGTGGAGTTCAAGGCCATGAACGCAAAGCTTTTAATGGATCCTAAGAGGCAGATCTTTCTGGATCAAAGCATGCTGACGGCTATTGATGACCTGTTGCAG GCCCTGAATTTCAACAGTGTGACTGTGCCACAGACATCTTCCCTTGAAGAACcagatttttataaaactaaaatcaAGCTCTGCATActtcttcatgctttcagaaTTCGTGCCGTGACCATCGATAGAATGATGAGCTATCTGAACTCTTCCTAA